One stretch of Hydrogenovibrio kuenenii DSM 12350 DNA includes these proteins:
- the sufB gene encoding Fe-S cluster assembly protein SufB → MSEATQYEEINDLLSKKTGYKEGFVTQTQVETFDKGINEDVVRAISAKKNEPEWMLAFRLKAFQHWQTMEEPHWAKANYNPLDYQDYSYYSAPECSACGDDSCATEEDKKAEISQMDAEVAKAFAALGVPVAGNEGAENPNIAVDAIFDSVSVSTTKREELEKLGIIFCSFSEAVHEYPELVQKYLGTVVPYHDNYFAALNSAVASDGTFVYIPENVRCPIDLSTYFRINEAKTGQFERTILIADKNSYVSYLEGCSAPVRDTYQLHAAVVEVIVHDDAEVKYSTVQNWYPGDEDCEGGILNFVTKRGICEGKNSKLSWTQAETGSAITWKYPSCILKGDNSIGEFYSVALTNRRQQADTGTKMIHIGKNTRSTIISKGLSAGKSDNTYRGLVKILPSAENARNFTQCDSMLIGDQCGAHTFPYIEVENATAKMEHEATTSRIGEDQLFYCQQRGISEQDAISMIVNGYCKEVFKELPLEFAQEAEELLAISLEGSVG, encoded by the coding sequence ATGTCAGAAGCGACGCAATACGAAGAAATTAACGACCTGTTAAGCAAGAAAACCGGCTATAAAGAAGGTTTTGTTACACAAACCCAAGTTGAGACCTTTGATAAAGGAATTAATGAGGACGTTGTGCGCGCTATTTCAGCGAAAAAAAATGAACCTGAGTGGATGCTGGCGTTTCGTTTAAAAGCTTTTCAACACTGGCAAACAATGGAAGAGCCGCACTGGGCAAAAGCCAATTACAATCCATTGGATTATCAGGATTATAGCTATTATTCAGCGCCTGAATGCTCTGCTTGTGGTGACGATTCTTGTGCTACAGAAGAAGACAAGAAAGCTGAAATTTCGCAAATGGATGCGGAAGTAGCCAAGGCTTTCGCTGCATTGGGCGTGCCAGTAGCGGGTAATGAAGGAGCCGAGAACCCGAATATTGCAGTGGATGCAATATTTGACTCTGTTTCCGTTTCGACGACCAAGCGTGAAGAGCTCGAAAAGTTAGGTATTATCTTCTGTTCTTTCTCTGAAGCTGTTCATGAATACCCAGAGTTGGTGCAGAAATATCTAGGCACAGTTGTTCCTTATCATGATAACTATTTCGCGGCGTTGAATTCAGCTGTGGCGTCAGATGGTACCTTTGTTTACATCCCAGAAAATGTTCGCTGTCCGATCGACCTGTCAACTTACTTCCGCATTAATGAAGCAAAAACAGGGCAGTTTGAACGTACCATTTTGATTGCCGATAAGAACAGTTACGTCAGCTATTTGGAAGGTTGTTCTGCGCCAGTTCGTGATACCTACCAATTGCATGCGGCTGTGGTAGAAGTGATTGTTCATGATGATGCAGAAGTGAAATATTCAACAGTGCAAAACTGGTATCCAGGTGATGAGGATTGCGAAGGTGGGATTTTAAACTTCGTAACCAAACGCGGTATTTGTGAGGGTAAAAACTCTAAATTGTCTTGGACACAAGCAGAAACGGGTTCGGCGATTACTTGGAAATACCCAAGTTGTATCCTGAAAGGTGATAACTCAATTGGTGAGTTTTATTCTGTAGCTTTGACCAATCGTCGTCAGCAAGCGGATACTGGAACCAAGATGATTCATATCGGTAAAAACACACGCAGTACCATTATCTCCAAAGGACTGTCTGCCGGTAAATCAGATAATACCTATCGTGGATTGGTGAAAATTCTGCCGTCTGCGGAAAACGCACGTAACTTCACGCAATGTGACTCTATGTTGATTGGTGACCAATGCGGTGCACATACCTTCCCATATATTGAAGTAGAAAATGCCACGGCCAAGATGGAGCATGAAGCAACAACCTCACGTATCGGTGAGGATCAGTTGTTCTATTGTCAGCAACGAGGTATCAGCGAACAGGATGCGATTTCGATGATCGTTAACGGATACTGTAAAGAAGTATTTAAAGAACTTCCATTAGAGTTCGCGCAAGAAGCCGAAGAGTTGTTGGCAATCAGCTTAGAAGGTTCCGTTGGTTAA
- the sufC gene encoding Fe-S cluster assembly ATPase SufC: MLLNVKNLKAAVAEDGKQILKGLNLQVNPGEVHAIMGPNGAGKSTLSSVLAGREDYEVTEGAVDFDGEDLLEMDAEERARKGLFLAFQYPVEIPGVSNKLFMQTALNAIREEKGLPALDMFDFDEYAQDKMKLMGMSKDMLERSVNVGFSGGEKKRNDIYQMSLLEPKLCIMDETDSGLDIDALKVVANGVNTLRSPDRSFIVVTHYQRLLDYIKPDFVHVLYDGKIVKSGGFELVHELEDHGYDAIIQSHEAELAG, encoded by the coding sequence ATGCTACTTAACGTTAAAAATTTAAAAGCGGCAGTCGCCGAAGATGGCAAGCAAATTCTGAAGGGATTAAACCTGCAAGTTAACCCGGGTGAGGTTCATGCGATTATGGGGCCAAACGGTGCGGGTAAAAGTACTTTATCTAGCGTATTAGCAGGTCGTGAAGACTATGAAGTTACCGAAGGGGCGGTTGATTTTGATGGTGAAGATTTGCTGGAAATGGATGCCGAAGAACGTGCACGTAAAGGATTGTTTTTAGCATTTCAGTACCCTGTTGAAATTCCAGGTGTGAGTAATAAGCTATTTATGCAAACTGCATTGAATGCCATTCGTGAAGAGAAGGGGTTGCCTGCGTTGGATATGTTCGACTTTGACGAATATGCACAGGACAAAATGAAATTGATGGGCATGAGTAAAGATATGCTTGAGCGTTCTGTGAATGTTGGCTTTTCGGGTGGTGAGAAAAAGCGTAATGATATTTACCAAATGTCGTTGTTGGAACCTAAGCTTTGCATTATGGATGAAACTGACTCCGGCTTGGATATCGATGCCTTAAAAGTGGTTGCCAATGGCGTGAATACACTACGTAGCCCTGATAGAAGTTTTATCGTAGTAACGCATTATCAACGCTTGCTGGATTACATCAAGCCTGATTTCGTTCATGTATTGTATGACGGGAAGATCGTTAAATCCGGTGGTTTTGAGTTGGTACATGAGCTTGAAGATCATGGTTATGATGCGATTATTCAATCTCATGAAGCAGAGTTGGCTGGATAA
- the sufD gene encoding Fe-S cluster assembly protein SufD, protein MAAVTENQIKPRKQSPVAQKAIEHYVGLSQTLNAKTQNQMLSAKRLEAQKKFQTLGLPVRRDEDWQYTSLNAWMQIAFEQNLPGWGKLEASQLEGLLPEFETYRFVWVDGVFSSDLSCDVESLPAGLTLENNEITNADLANSDRAFELLHDLLAETRTKIRVKKGAAIETPIELVYVQTQPKHLATLSLAVEVEENAQVTLIQQVIALTGGPVCINGVMQMDLAANAICKQYVVQDLNDNDFYFNAQHIRQQASSVFNSLYVGLGAEVSRHQNYVSLCGEHADSSQSSIAFAKGNQIIDSRTDTQHLVSHCTSQQLHKFVLDEQARGVFNGMIYVAKDAQKTDGQMDNKNLLLSNKAKMDTKPQLEIYADDVKCSHGCASGQIDENQVFYCQARGIRKQDAMQLITKAFLLEPLDAVSNDAIRNWLSQRISKLLA, encoded by the coding sequence ATGGCAGCCGTAACTGAAAACCAAATTAAACCAAGAAAGCAGAGCCCTGTCGCGCAAAAGGCGATTGAGCACTATGTTGGCTTGTCTCAAACGTTGAATGCCAAGACGCAGAATCAAATGCTGTCTGCAAAACGTTTGGAAGCGCAGAAAAAATTTCAAACGCTTGGCTTGCCTGTGCGTCGTGATGAGGATTGGCAGTACACTTCATTAAACGCCTGGATGCAGATTGCATTTGAACAAAATCTGCCAGGCTGGGGTAAGCTTGAAGCGAGCCAGCTTGAAGGGTTGTTGCCGGAGTTTGAAACCTATCGTTTTGTTTGGGTAGATGGTGTTTTTTCATCAGATTTATCTTGTGATGTTGAAAGCCTTCCAGCCGGCTTAACACTCGAAAATAATGAAATTACCAATGCGGATTTGGCAAACTCGGATCGTGCATTTGAATTGCTACATGATTTATTGGCGGAAACGCGAACCAAAATCCGTGTAAAGAAAGGTGCAGCGATAGAAACACCAATCGAATTGGTTTATGTGCAAACTCAGCCAAAGCACTTGGCAACCTTGAGCTTGGCTGTTGAGGTTGAAGAGAACGCACAAGTGACGTTGATTCAACAAGTGATTGCATTAACTGGTGGACCTGTTTGTATAAACGGTGTGATGCAGATGGATTTAGCCGCAAACGCGATTTGCAAACAATATGTTGTTCAGGATTTGAATGACAATGATTTTTACTTCAATGCACAACATATTCGCCAGCAAGCATCTTCTGTATTCAATTCACTTTATGTCGGTTTGGGTGCCGAAGTGTCTCGTCATCAAAATTACGTTAGTCTGTGCGGAGAGCATGCTGACTCGTCACAAAGTAGCATTGCTTTTGCTAAAGGTAATCAGATTATTGATTCGCGTACTGATACCCAACACTTGGTTTCACATTGCACCAGCCAACAATTGCATAAGTTTGTGTTGGATGAACAAGCCAGAGGCGTGTTCAACGGTATGATTTATGTTGCAAAAGATGCTCAAAAAACTGATGGTCAGATGGATAACAAAAATCTACTGCTGTCCAATAAGGCTAAGATGGATACCAAGCCTCAGTTGGAAATCTATGCTGATGATGTGAAGTGTTCGCACGGTTGTGCATCTGGTCAGATTGATGAAAACCAAGTGTTCTATTGTCAGGCACGTGGTATTCGTAAGCAAGATGCAATGCAACTGATTACCAAGGCTTTCTTACTAGAACCTTTGGATGCTGTTTCGAATGATGCCATTCGAAACTGGTTGTCGCAGCGCATCAGCAAGCTTTTGGCCTGA